A stretch of Henckelia pumila isolate YLH828 chromosome 4, ASM3356847v2, whole genome shotgun sequence DNA encodes these proteins:
- the LOC140860402 gene encoding protein FAR1-RELATED SEQUENCE 5-like, translating into MEENSNDDQIYMPEVVDERKPKIGMEFGSVDEAFLFYNHYAREAGFSTRINNSKKDKITNEAQSGTNWAVSAFQESHNHPLSTPSKAHLLRSHRTVSEAKKALTQQFSEANVSTCQQIRLLEIEYGGSEHIGCTETDIRNFERDLKNEQKVVFDTTYNTNKYGMIFAPLVGVNHHHQTIVFGCEFLSDEKTESFVWLLNKFVESIPTGAPNVITTDQDPAMTKAIAQVFPQTMHQYCLWHILNKFSEKLDPMTFRDHYQSIKHVIENSTTPDEFVSSWEEAMKCAKLEGNDWLQLMYDLRKKCVPTYLNHVFAAGMSSSQRSESSHSFFKRYVSKKNSLVNFIIRFNRALKHQRHNELVSDHVDRNECPKIKGNLPMEHQMVKVYTKKKNGLSLKVKSVRVMAIVCNKSQKKMRK; encoded by the exons ATGGAAGAAAACAGTAATGATGATCAGATATACATGCCCGAAGTTGTAGATGAGAGAAAACCCAAAATTGGGATGGAATTTGGCTCAGTAGATGAGGCTTTTTTGTTCTATAACCATTATGCTCGAGAAGCTGGATTTAGCACGAGAATAAACAATAGCAAAAAAGATAAGATTACAAATGAG GCACAAAGTGGAACAAACTGGGCTGTCAGTGCTTTTCAGGAGAGTCATAATCATCCACTATCGACTCCTTCAAAGGCACATTTGCTACGGTCACATCGCACTGTTTCGGAAGCAAAGAAAGCATTGACTCAACAATTTTCAGAAGCCAATGTGTCAACTTGTCAGCAAATTCGGTTATTGGAGATTGAGTATGGAGGGTCTGAGCATATTGGTTGCACAGAAACAGATATTAGAAACTTTGAGAGAGATCTGAAAAATGAACAAAAAG TTGTGTTTGACACGACGTATAACACCAACAAATATGGGATGATTTTTGCACCACTTGTAGGAgttaatcatcatcatcaaacgATTGTTTTTGGTTGTGAATTTCTAAGTGATGAGAAAACCGAGTCTTTTGTTTGGCTGCTTAACAAGTTTGTAGAATCCATTCCTACAGGTGCACCAAACGTGATCACTACTGACCAGGATCCTGCTATGACGAAAGCCATTGCACAAGTTTTCCCACAAACAATGCATCAATATTGTTTGTGGCACATACTGAACAAGTTCTCAGAGAAATTAGACCCTATGACTTTTCGTGACCACTATCAAAGCATCAAGCATGTCATCGAAAATTCAACAACACCAGATGAATTTGTGAGTTCTTGGGAAGAGGCCATGAAATGTGCTAAACTGGAGGGAAATGATTGGTTACAACTGATGTATGATTTGAGAAAGAAGTGCGTGCCAACatatcttaatcatgtttttgctGCTGGAATGTCAAGTAGTCAAAGATCTGAAAGTTCTCATTCATTTTTTAAGAGGTATGTCTCCAAGAAGAACTCGTTGGTGAATTTTATAATCCGTTTCAATAGAGCACTCAAACATCAAAGGCACAATGAGTTAGTTTCCGACCATGTTGATAGAAATGAGTGTCCGAAGATCAAAGGAAATTTGCCAATGGAACATCAGATGGTTAAGGtgtatacaaaaaaaaaaaatgggttgAGTTTGAAAGTGAAATCAGTGAGAGTCATGGCTATTGTATGCAACAAGTCTCAGAAAAAGATGAGAAAGTGA